A region of Rhipicephalus microplus isolate Deutch F79 unplaced genomic scaffold, USDA_Rmic scaffold_65, whole genome shotgun sequence DNA encodes the following proteins:
- the LOC142790033 gene encoding nuclear pore complex protein Nup107-like — translation MGDFAAPGANMPLRGTSNVSANFEAADVTTSMSESSELATEHLAVVATADMHTDFMEAYNAHASREDVVTLAEKYAILCESYLAKFIEVTESIGYCQDEPAWMEAMACRTLLTEERDTWKLTGALLRDRLKADEFMEQRGDSTMFVDGSREGSDREIVKAFMARDSFVRQAQLVVDWLETCAADERNIGSASSSHMTELDADAPSRQWLPMHEFHYNIFFHLRAGQLHRAKELAADNGHRYLANALAGCRPCHDLHNASTIGAGLKQPAQGSFYGDLWMRACWRVASSPTCSPYKRAVYGALSGNLEAMLPACTTWEDQLWARMRAVVDVCVEQELRTAKQQGRSHGPLPPGYPSDRGTFEAVFRDLQAAVGSSETLDKEITHIVQRGIVLGDGVSLVEEIHDWITGQQIEPPLLTMRFLAHMALLLGQVDPETRTAAYSALLRTYKQMLIHDGRASLAATCAAAL, via the coding sequence ATGGGAGACTTCGCTGCGCCCGGTGCCAACATGCCTTTGCGTGGCACGAGCAATGTAAGTGCCAATTTCGAAGCCGCCGACGTGACCACCAGCATGAGCGAGTCGTCAGAGCTAGCAACCGAACATCTTGCAGTCGTCGCTACTGCCGACATGCACACAGACTTCATGGAAGCCTACAATGCTCATGCAAGTAGGGAGGACGTCGTCACGCTGGCTGAAAAGTATGCTATCCTTTGCGAGAGTTATTTGGCCAAATTTATAGAAGTGACCGAGAGCATAGGGTATTGCCAGGACGAGCCGGCGTGGATGGAAGCCATGGCTTGCCGAACATTGCTCACCGAAGAGCGAGACACTTGGAAGCTTACGGGTGCCCTCCTGCGCGACCGTCTCAAGGCGGACGAGTTCATGGAACAGCGCGGTGACAGCACCATGTTCGTCGACGGATCTCGCGAAGGTAGTGACAGGGAAATCGTGAAGGCCTTCATGGCTAGAGACTCGTTCGTACGCCAGGCGCAACTAGTGGTCGACTGGTTGGAAACCTGCGCGGCGGATGAGCGCAACATCGGTAGTGCATCATCATCTCACATGACTGAACTGGACGCGGACGCGCCCTCCAGGCAGTGGCTACCGATGCACGAATTCCACTACAACATATTCTTCCACCTGCGAGCAGGCCAACTGCATAGAGCCAAAGAGCTGGCTGCCGACAACGGTCATCGTTATCTAGCCAACGCTCTCGCAGGATGCAGGCCATGCCATGACCTGCACAACGCCAGCACCATTGGTGCCGGCTTGAAGCAACCCGCCCAAGGCAGCTTCTACGGGGATTTATGGATGCGAGCCTGCTGGAGAGTGGCGTCAAGTCCCACGTGTTCGCCGTACAAGCGCGCTGTGTATGGTGCTCTGAGTGGCAACCTGGAAGCAATGCTGCCCGCGTGTACCACATGGGAGGATCAGCTATGGGCTCGCATGCGCGCTGTTGTCGATGTGTGCGTAGAGCAGGAGCTCCGCACTGCCAAGCAGCAAGGTAGAAGCCACGGACCACTACCACCCGGCTACCCCAGTGACCGTGGAACCTTTGAAGCGGTTTTTCGTGATCTCCAGGCGGCTGTGGGCTCGAGTGAGACGCTAGACAAAGAAATAACGCACATCGTGCAGCGAGGAATCGTTCTGGGCGATGGTGTTTCTTTGGTAGAAGAGATACACGACTGGATAACCGGTCAGCAGATCGAACCGCCGCTTCTGACCATGCGGTTTCTGGCTCACATGGCCCTGTTGCTAGGACAAGTTGACCCTGAAACCCGCACTGCGGCGTACAGCGCTCTTCTTCGCACCTACAAACAGATGCTCATCCACGACGGCCGTGCCTCCTTGGCGGCCACGTGCGCAGCCGCTCTATAA